One Lacticaseibacillus rhamnosus genomic window carries:
- a CDS encoding S9 family peptidase — protein sequence MAIAATDLFKLVSLSYPIATNRGFFVQENRISEEDNTYYQRIYLVNRRGQKTTYGFDQKHDRHPQVSPDQQWLAFLSQAADKTTQVFLQRIDGGGAQQFSNEKEGVTNFGWQPDSKALLLQTTVGAKPQISESDAKKPQPVTVTRAPYKLNGVGLLKENVTYELRIQQRRQKTSHLIMKRQHDFDLGAISPDGQKIAFAAERLPDDPNDFSQATYLFDLTSQKITMVNEHLPQAALSPEAFSADGQQLLLVGSDNHLPNVSQDHLWHYDLTNHELQDVADDVDFDIPGYVNSDFQQDLSGKVADFVTADYYLARGFDHGKMSLYAGGPDERLTPLIDGRRHVTDFALTPDHRGVIFTESTMTIPSRLVYFDLASEEEQVLYDPNRQVTRHLGLVNPQTFNFQRDGFEIEGWYFPPQQASSSHPAILYVHGGPAVGYGYTFFHEMQYLAAKGYGVICPNPRGGLGYGEAFTAAVIKHYGQGDYEDCLAAVDEALKLDTTIDPQRLFVTGGSYGGFMTNWIVTHTHRFKAAVTQRSISNWLSMYGTSDIGYYFTPWELEGKWTGDLSDVQGLWDFSPLAHIDHARTPTLVMHSENDERCPIGQGEEFYIGLKLHGVETKFMRFPKSNHDLSRSGLPNLRVARLQAIVDWFDAHQAQPQMAKGE from the coding sequence ATGGCAATTGCAGCAACGGATCTTTTTAAATTGGTATCGCTGTCGTATCCAATTGCAACAAATCGCGGTTTTTTTGTTCAGGAGAATCGAATTTCAGAAGAAGATAATACTTATTATCAACGCATTTATTTGGTCAATCGCCGCGGCCAAAAAACGACTTACGGGTTTGATCAGAAGCACGATCGTCATCCGCAAGTCAGTCCGGATCAGCAATGGCTGGCTTTTCTTAGTCAGGCAGCTGACAAAACAACGCAAGTCTTCCTTCAGCGGATTGACGGGGGTGGCGCGCAGCAGTTTTCCAATGAAAAGGAAGGCGTGACCAATTTTGGCTGGCAACCTGACAGCAAGGCACTCTTGCTGCAGACAACGGTAGGCGCTAAACCGCAAATATCCGAGTCGGATGCGAAAAAACCGCAACCGGTAACGGTCACTCGCGCCCCGTATAAGCTGAATGGTGTCGGTTTGCTAAAGGAAAATGTCACTTATGAACTGCGAATTCAGCAACGGCGGCAAAAGACCAGCCACCTGATTATGAAGCGGCAACATGATTTTGACTTGGGAGCGATTTCGCCTGATGGGCAAAAAATTGCTTTTGCAGCCGAGCGGTTACCGGATGATCCTAATGATTTTAGTCAGGCGACTTATTTGTTCGATTTGACGAGTCAAAAAATCACAATGGTCAATGAACATTTACCACAAGCGGCACTGTCTCCTGAGGCGTTTTCGGCTGATGGGCAGCAGCTGCTGTTGGTGGGATCGGATAATCATTTGCCAAATGTCTCGCAGGATCATCTGTGGCACTATGATTTAACCAATCATGAATTGCAAGACGTTGCCGATGATGTAGATTTTGACATTCCCGGTTATGTTAATAGTGATTTTCAGCAGGATCTGTCCGGTAAAGTGGCCGACTTTGTGACGGCAGATTATTATCTGGCTCGTGGTTTCGATCATGGCAAAATGAGTCTGTATGCTGGCGGGCCTGACGAGCGGTTGACGCCTTTGATTGATGGTCGGCGTCACGTGACGGACTTTGCATTGACACCTGATCATCGTGGCGTGATTTTCACTGAGAGTACGATGACCATTCCGAGTCGGCTGGTTTATTTTGATTTGGCATCGGAAGAAGAGCAGGTTCTGTATGACCCGAATCGTCAGGTAACACGTCACTTGGGCTTAGTTAACCCTCAGACGTTTAATTTTCAACGAGACGGTTTTGAGATTGAGGGCTGGTATTTTCCACCGCAACAGGCGTCATCCTCGCATCCGGCAATTTTGTATGTCCATGGCGGCCCAGCAGTCGGATATGGCTATACCTTTTTCCATGAAATGCAATATTTGGCAGCAAAAGGCTATGGCGTGATTTGTCCGAATCCGCGTGGAGGGTTAGGTTACGGCGAGGCATTTACGGCCGCTGTCATTAAACATTACGGGCAAGGCGATTATGAAGATTGCTTGGCTGCGGTTGATGAAGCGCTAAAGCTCGATACAACAATTGATCCGCAACGTCTATTTGTCACTGGCGGTTCTTATGGCGGGTTTATGACTAACTGGATTGTGACCCATACGCATCGTTTTAAAGCAGCGGTAACCCAGCGTTCGATTTCCAATTGGCTGAGTATGTATGGTACCAGTGACATCGGTTATTACTTTACACCGTGGGAACTAGAGGGAAAGTGGACTGGCGATTTGTCAGATGTGCAAGGGCTTTGGGATTTTTCACCATTAGCTCACATTGATCATGCCAGAACACCGACGCTTGTGATGCACAGTGAAAATGATGAACGCTGCCCCATCGGCCAAGGCGAAGAGTTCTACATTGGCCTGAAACTGCATGGTGTTGAAACCAAGTTCATGCGTTTCCCAAAGTCAAATCATGATTTGTCCCGCAGCGGGTTGCCGAATTTGCGAGTGGCACGATTGCAGGCAATTGTGGATTGGTTTGACGCCCATCAAGCACAACCGCAGATGGCTAAAGGAGAATAA
- a CDS encoding DUF1542 domain-containing protein has protein sequence MKKGRLILLLATGLISMGLWDSSGVVLAANKPQAGDIHLGGADGSSYRKLINSITFQYSNDAVVYDEGTDTFKIPIRFGSLESDGLDRYLEFGYSFNDALEGKIKRVVISPDGLVPAVITSLNANREFARRWDGSDGKSVSHQLGGRADAVIYMQAHKIMPEDWIAVRMETNRVEGKHPVHPAFRSTRILEYNDFGPALNAKLLEAMKKKAIDDTAKDPKPVQEEVKEKVDPITVDEDFDKLIQEIVLNAHKEQAKRDIDAEAAKVSAEIEQDPTLTATEKAKQKDGVAAEATKAKAAIDQAQTETGVQQARDAGIAAIDAQHQPGTGLNVRREEAKQAIDAEAAKVTAEIEQDSTLATSEKAAQKQGVADEAAKAKTAIDQAQTIEAIDKAKDDGIKAIDAQHKQGADFDTRKAQAKDAIDDEAAKVKDAIDQDPTLTSKDKTAQKQDVGDEATKAKTAIDQAKTIDGVIQAKDDGIKAIDAQHQAGTDLATRKDSAKQAIDDEAAKITDAINQDDTLTSAEKETQKQAVADEAAKAKAAIDQAQNADTILQAQADGIKAIDAQHQTGTELDTQKTKAKQAIDKEATKVLTAIDQDPTLTSAEKKAQKQGVADETAKAKTAIDAARNADEIAKAQEDGIKAIDGQHQLGVDLAKRKADAQAAIDAEATKVGEAIDQDPTLASQEKAAQKQTVTAAASKAKDAIAKAQDADGVIQAEKAGIQAIDDAHQSGTLLDTRKADAKKAIDAEVTKINEVIDQDVTLTSAEKATQKQTVADEAAKAKTAIDAAKNADTIDQAKASGIQAIDAVHQSGTLLDTRKEDAKKAIDAEAAKVIAAIGQDVTLTQAEKLTQQQAVADAATQAKAAIDAAKNADAVDQAKADGIKAIDAQHQAGLALNERKEAAKKLIAETADKVQAAIDQDVTLTATQKAAQKQAITAEVTKANQAIDAAGNADAVDQAKNAGVKAIYDQHQSGQALADRKRDAKQAIDAEAAKETAAIDQDATLTANEKASQKQAVADEATKAKAAIDAAKQADTVDQAKTGGVKAIDAQHHAGQAVADRKAAAKQAIDAEAAKVTGNIDQDETLTAAEKAAQKQAVATEADNAKQAIDKGQNADAVDKAKTDGIKAIDAQHQSGQAIKARQNDAKQAIDAEAAKVTKAIDQDPTLTAAEKKAQKQAVTDAATKAKAAIDAALVADAIDQALADGIKTIDAQHQSGIALDKQKAVAKQTIDAEAAKVSEAIDQDVTLTADQKATQKQTVADEATKAKAAIDQASDADGVIQATTAGVKAIDAQHQSATPFDTQKQQAKQAIDAEAAKVSKAIDQDVTLTATQKADQKQAVIAEADKAKKAIDAAGNADGIKQAESDGIKAIDAQHQSGQALADRKGDAKAAIDTEAAKETAAINHDATLTANEKASQKQAVADEATKAKEAIDAAKQADAVDQAKNDGIKVIDAQHHSGQSLDNRKADAKQAIDAEAAKVTAAIDQDNTLTKAQKAAQKQGVATEADKAKQAIDAAGDADAVDQAKTAGIQAIDAQHKAGKTIDSRHDDAKQAIDDEAAKVIKAIDQDPTLTAAQKEAQKQAVATEADKAKKAIDAAGDADAVDQAKTAGIKAIDEQHKSGQTVDARKDDTKKAIDAEAGKVTDAIDHDATLTAAQKEAQKQAVADEADKAKKAIDAAGNADAIDQAKSAGIKAIDEQHKSGQSIETRKDDAKKAIDGEVAKITDAIDHDPTLTDAEKAAQKQAVIAEADKAKKAIDAAGDADAVDQAQKAGIKAIDQQHKSGQALATRKDAAKKAIDEEAAKVSEAIDHDVTLTDSEKGTQKQAVADEAKKAKQAIDTADNADGVDQAVTKGIQIIDAQHQSGQALTDRKAAAKKAIDAEAAKVGQAIEQDPTLTATEKKRQKQAVADEATKAKAAIDTAANASAVDQAKNAGIKAIDAQHVSGKAFDLSKDEAKKAIDAEATKVQGEIDQDPTLTATAKKQQKEAVTTEAGKAKQAIDQAKNIEEVTTAKDAGIKAIDAQHQSGTAVATRKDDAKKAIDEEAAKVIKAIDQDPTLTDAEKTAQKQAVATEADKAKKAIDAAKGADAVDKAKAAGIKAIDAQHRSGQTIAAQKDAAKKAIDDEAAKVIKAIDQDPTLTDAEKAAQKQAVAAEADKAKKAIDAAGNADAVNQAKAAGIKAINDQHRAGKGQKVTKATPLPTTKAPEKPAAPKTKVITSTEGNLPKTGEQQSLWMVILGALLSLFSGLLFAKKKASH, from the coding sequence GTGAAAAAGGGGAGACTGATATTACTATTAGCCACGGGACTGATTTCAATGGGTCTTTGGGATTCAAGCGGTGTCGTATTGGCAGCGAATAAGCCCCAGGCTGGTGATATCCATTTGGGTGGTGCCGATGGTTCGAGCTATAGGAAGCTTATAAATAGCATCACATTCCAATATAGCAACGACGCCGTGGTATATGACGAAGGTACGGATACCTTCAAAATTCCAATTCGGTTCGGCTCGCTTGAATCAGACGGTTTGGATCGATACTTGGAGTTTGGGTATTCGTTTAACGATGCCTTAGAAGGAAAAATTAAGCGGGTTGTGATTTCACCTGATGGGCTGGTCCCAGCGGTTATTACAAGTCTTAACGCGAACAGAGAATTTGCACGGCGCTGGGATGGTAGTGATGGTAAAAGCGTTAGTCACCAACTAGGTGGACGAGCAGATGCCGTCATCTACATGCAGGCGCATAAGATTATGCCTGAGGATTGGATTGCCGTTCGGATGGAAACTAATCGAGTGGAAGGGAAGCACCCTGTTCACCCGGCATTTCGATCCACTCGCATTCTTGAGTACAACGATTTCGGCCCTGCGCTCAATGCCAAACTTTTAGAAGCCATGAAGAAAAAGGCGATTGATGACACGGCCAAGGATCCTAAACCGGTTCAAGAAGAAGTTAAAGAAAAAGTCGACCCCATCACGGTTGACGAGGACTTTGACAAGCTCATTCAGGAAATCGTTTTAAACGCGCATAAGGAACAGGCTAAACGAGATATTGATGCCGAAGCCGCCAAAGTCAGCGCTGAAATTGAGCAGGATCCGACCTTAACGGCAACGGAAAAGGCAAAGCAAAAAGATGGCGTTGCAGCCGAAGCAACCAAGGCCAAGGCGGCAATCGACCAAGCGCAAACCGAAACAGGGGTTCAGCAGGCGCGAGATGCCGGCATTGCAGCAATCGATGCCCAACATCAGCCTGGAACCGGACTCAACGTGCGCCGAGAAGAAGCTAAGCAGGCGATTGATGCCGAAGCGGCTAAAGTGACTGCTGAGATTGAGCAGGATTCAACCTTAGCTACTAGCGAAAAAGCGGCCCAAAAGCAAGGAGTTGCTGATGAAGCCGCGAAAGCCAAGACGGCGATTGATCAGGCCCAAACGATTGAAGCCATCGATAAAGCTAAAGATGATGGGATTAAAGCAATTGATGCCCAACACAAGCAAGGCGCTGACTTCGATACGCGTAAAGCTCAAGCCAAAGACGCCATCGATGACGAAGCGGCCAAAGTCAAGGATGCTATTGATCAAGACCCAACTCTGACGAGCAAAGACAAAACGGCCCAGAAGCAAGACGTTGGCGATGAAGCTACCAAGGCTAAGACCGCCATTGATCAAGCGAAGACCATTGATGGGGTGATCCAAGCGAAAGATGATGGCATCAAGGCAATTGATGCCCAACATCAGGCAGGTACCGATTTGGCGACCCGTAAAGATAGTGCTAAACAAGCGATCGATGATGAAGCGGCCAAAATAACTGATGCCATCAACCAAGATGACACGCTAACCAGTGCCGAAAAGGAGACCCAGAAGCAGGCAGTAGCTGACGAAGCGGCTAAAGCCAAAGCAGCGATTGACCAGGCTCAAAACGCAGATACCATTCTTCAGGCCCAAGCTGACGGGATTAAAGCCATTGATGCGCAACATCAAACTGGCACAGAGTTAGATACCCAGAAAACCAAGGCTAAGCAGGCAATTGACAAGGAAGCAACCAAAGTTTTAACGGCGATTGATCAAGACCCGACTTTGACCAGTGCTGAAAAAAAGGCGCAAAAGCAAGGCGTTGCCGATGAAACTGCTAAAGCCAAGACCGCAATTGATGCGGCGCGGAATGCTGATGAAATCGCCAAAGCGCAAGAAGATGGGATTAAAGCCATCGATGGGCAACATCAGCTGGGCGTGGACTTAGCGAAGCGCAAAGCCGATGCACAAGCGGCCATTGACGCAGAAGCTACCAAAGTTGGCGAAGCGATTGATCAAGATCCTACTTTAGCGAGCCAAGAAAAGGCGGCCCAAAAGCAGACCGTTACTGCTGCAGCAAGCAAGGCTAAAGATGCCATCGCCAAGGCGCAGGATGCCGATGGTGTAATTCAGGCTGAAAAAGCAGGCATTCAAGCCATTGACGATGCGCATCAGTCAGGCACCCTTTTAGATACGCGCAAGGCTGATGCAAAAAAAGCCATTGATGCCGAAGTTACTAAAATTAATGAGGTCATTGACCAAGATGTCACGTTAACCAGCGCCGAGAAAGCCACTCAGAAGCAAACGGTTGCAGATGAAGCAGCCAAAGCCAAGACGGCGATTGATGCAGCTAAGAATGCGGACACTATTGATCAGGCCAAAGCATCCGGCATCCAAGCCATTGATGCCGTCCATCAAAGTGGCACCCTTTTAGACACCCGCAAGGAAGATGCCAAAAAGGCGATTGACGCGGAAGCAGCTAAAGTGATTGCGGCTATTGGCCAAGATGTGACCTTGACGCAAGCGGAAAAACTAACGCAACAGCAAGCAGTCGCTGATGCAGCAACGCAAGCTAAGGCTGCCATTGACGCCGCTAAGAATGCCGACGCGGTGGACCAAGCCAAAGCGGATGGTATCAAGGCCATTGATGCCCAACACCAAGCCGGGTTGGCGTTGAACGAACGCAAAGAAGCAGCCAAAAAGCTAATTGCGGAAACCGCTGATAAGGTGCAGGCCGCGATTGATCAGGATGTGACGCTGACCGCGACCCAGAAAGCAGCGCAAAAACAGGCGATTACCGCGGAAGTCACTAAAGCCAATCAAGCCATTGATGCGGCTGGCAATGCTGACGCGGTCGATCAAGCTAAAAATGCGGGAGTTAAAGCAATTTATGACCAGCATCAATCCGGTCAGGCACTCGCCGATCGGAAGCGTGATGCCAAGCAGGCGATTGATGCCGAGGCGGCAAAAGAAACAGCTGCCATCGATCAGGATGCAACTTTAACCGCGAACGAAAAAGCAAGCCAGAAACAGGCGGTTGCGGATGAAGCAACTAAAGCTAAAGCAGCGATTGATGCGGCTAAACAGGCTGATACAGTCGACCAGGCCAAAACTGGCGGGGTTAAAGCGATTGACGCCCAACATCACGCTGGCCAAGCAGTTGCCGATCGTAAAGCCGCTGCCAAGCAAGCCATTGATGCCGAAGCGGCTAAAGTAACGGGCAACATTGATCAAGATGAAACCCTCACAGCGGCAGAAAAAGCGGCGCAAAAACAGGCAGTTGCAACCGAAGCCGATAACGCAAAGCAAGCGATCGACAAAGGGCAAAATGCTGACGCCGTTGACAAAGCTAAAACAGACGGCATCAAAGCGATTGACGCTCAGCACCAGTCTGGGCAAGCAATTAAAGCGCGCCAAAATGACGCCAAGCAGGCTATTGATGCTGAAGCCGCAAAAGTAACCAAAGCGATTGACCAAGATCCAACTTTAACCGCCGCTGAAAAAAAGGCACAGAAACAAGCAGTCACAGATGCGGCAACTAAAGCTAAAGCTGCTATTGATGCTGCGTTAGTGGCCGATGCGATTGATCAAGCACTGGCAGATGGGATTAAGACGATTGATGCCCAACACCAGTCTGGTATAGCATTGGATAAGCAAAAGGCGGTGGCCAAACAAACAATTGATGCCGAAGCGGCCAAGGTTAGTGAAGCGATTGATCAGGATGTCACTTTGACAGCCGACCAAAAGGCTACACAAAAGCAGACCGTGGCAGATGAAGCAACGAAAGCAAAAGCGGCCATTGACCAAGCCTCTGACGCCGATGGAGTGATTCAAGCAACAACTGCTGGCGTTAAAGCCATTGACGCGCAACACCAGTCCGCAACGCCATTTGATACGCAAAAGCAGCAAGCCAAACAGGCCATTGATGCTGAAGCGGCCAAAGTAAGTAAGGCGATCGATCAAGATGTGACGTTAACGGCAACGCAAAAAGCTGACCAGAAGCAGGCTGTGATCGCTGAGGCAGACAAAGCCAAAAAGGCCATTGACGCAGCTGGTAATGCTGATGGCATCAAGCAAGCTGAAAGTGATGGTATCAAAGCAATCGACGCTCAGCATCAGTCCGGTCAGGCACTCGCAGATCGGAAAGGTGATGCTAAAGCTGCCATTGATACCGAGGCGGCAAAGGAAACAGCTGCTATTAATCACGATGCAACTTTAACCGCGAATGAAAAGGCAAGCCAGAAACAGGCGGTTGCCGATGAAGCGACTAAAGCCAAAGAAGCGATTGATGCGGCTAAGCAGGCTGATGCAGTCGACCAGGCCAAGAATGACGGGATCAAAGTGATTGACGCCCAACATCACTCCGGGCAATCTCTTGACAATCGGAAAGCCGATGCCAAGCAGGCCATTGATGCTGAAGCAGCCAAGGTGACGGCAGCGATTGATCAGGATAACACGTTGACCAAAGCCCAAAAAGCTGCCCAGAAACAAGGGGTTGCGACAGAAGCCGACAAAGCTAAGCAAGCCATTGATGCTGCCGGGGATGCCGATGCTGTCGATCAAGCAAAGACAGCCGGGATTCAAGCCATCGATGCTCAGCACAAAGCCGGTAAAACCATTGATAGCCGTCATGATGACGCTAAGCAAGCGATTGATGACGAAGCGGCTAAGGTGATTAAAGCGATTGACCAGGATCCAACTCTGACCGCTGCCCAAAAAGAAGCACAAAAGCAAGCGGTAGCAACTGAAGCCGATAAAGCTAAAAAAGCAATTGACGCTGCAGGCGATGCGGATGCTGTAGATCAGGCAAAAACAGCCGGCATCAAGGCTATCGATGAGCAACACAAGTCAGGACAAACAGTTGATGCACGAAAAGATGACACCAAAAAGGCCATTGATGCTGAAGCCGGTAAAGTTACTGATGCAATTGATCACGACGCCACTTTGACGGCTGCTCAAAAAGAAGCGCAGAAGCAGGCAGTTGCTGATGAGGCTGATAAAGCTAAAAAAGCGATTGATGCAGCTGGAAATGCGGATGCTATTGATCAGGCAAAATCTGCTGGTATCAAGGCAATTGACGAACAACACAAGTCAGGACAAAGCATCGAGACTCGTAAAGATGACGCTAAGAAAGCTATTGATGGAGAAGTTGCTAAGATAACTGATGCGATCGATCATGACCCAACACTGACCGATGCTGAAAAGGCAGCACAAAAGCAGGCCGTCATCGCTGAAGCTGACAAGGCCAAGAAGGCAATTGATGCAGCCGGTGATGCTGATGCCGTTGACCAGGCACAAAAGGCTGGCATCAAGGCGATCGACCAGCAACACAAATCCGGGCAAGCACTAGCAACCCGGAAAGATGCTGCTAAGAAAGCCATTGATGAAGAAGCTGCTAAAGTAAGCGAAGCCATTGACCATGATGTAACGTTGACGGACAGCGAAAAGGGCACTCAGAAGCAAGCTGTTGCTGACGAGGCCAAGAAAGCTAAGCAGGCGATTGATACTGCCGACAATGCTGATGGCGTTGATCAAGCAGTGACCAAAGGCATTCAGATCATTGACGCGCAGCACCAGTCCGGCCAAGCGCTCACCGATCGTAAGGCTGCTGCGAAAAAAGCCATCGATGCCGAAGCTGCAAAGGTAGGCCAAGCTATTGAGCAGGATCCAACACTGACAGCAACAGAAAAGAAGCGTCAAAAACAAGCCGTTGCAGACGAAGCAACAAAGGCCAAAGCGGCGATTGATACTGCTGCTAATGCTTCAGCGGTTGACCAAGCAAAAAATGCCGGTATTAAGGCCATTGATGCTCAACACGTCTCTGGTAAAGCTTTTGACCTAAGCAAAGACGAAGCTAAGAAAGCGATTGATGCTGAAGCTACCAAAGTTCAAGGTGAAATTGATCAGGACCCGACTTTGACCGCTACTGCCAAGAAACAGCAAAAAGAGGCAGTGACGACAGAAGCCGGTAAAGCAAAACAGGCAATTGATCAGGCTAAAAATATCGAGGAGGTTACGACCGCCAAAGACGCCGGTATCAAAGCAATTGACGCGCAACATCAATCAGGTACAGCAGTTGCAACCCGTAAAGATGACGCTAAGAAAGCCATTGATGAAGAAGCTGCTAAAGTCATCAAGGCAATTGATCAAGATCCAACATTGACTGACGCAGAAAAAACGGCGCAAAAGCAAGCAGTTGCAACAGAAGCTGACAAAGCGAAAAAAGCCATTGATGCGGCAAAAGGTGCCGATGCAGTAGACAAAGCCAAAGCAGCTGGTATCAAGGCCATTGATGCCCAGCACCGCTCCGGTCAAACCATCGCGGCGCAAAAAGATGCGGCCAAAAAGGCAATTGACGACGAAGCTGCTAAAGTCATCAAGGCAATTGATCAAGATCCAACATTGACTGATGCAGAAAAGGCAGCGCAAAAGCAAGCAGTTGCCGCAGAAGCTGATAAAGCAAAGAAAGCGATTGACGCAGCTGGTAACGCTGATGCGGTGAACCAAGCCAAAGCAGCCGGTATTAAGGCGATTAACGATCAACATCGTGCCGGCAAGGGACAAAAAGTCACCAAAGCAACACCTTTGCCAACGACTAAGGCACCTGAGAAGCCTGCAGCACCTAAAACAAAAGTTATCACTTCAACAGAAGGCAACCTTCCGAAAACAGGGGAGCAACAATCTCTGTGGATGGTGATCCTAGGTGCGTTGCTGAGTCTGTTCTCAGGATTGTTGTTCGCCAAAAAGAAAGCATCACATTAG